From one Anopheles bellator chromosome 1, idAnoBellAS_SP24_06.2, whole genome shotgun sequence genomic stretch:
- the LOC131215655 gene encoding uncharacterized protein LOC131215655 encodes MAHWKGTEFGSFLNYAGVVVLKNFISDNDLLHGCELHNTEPFYEDLEDLTVDLNVFKVDSLHEFSSLKTFSMDDIFCWRE; translated from the exons ATGGCTCATTGGAAAGGGACCGAATTTGGCTCGTTTTTGAATTACGCGGGTGTTGTTGTGCTCAAAAATTTTATATCTGATAACGATTTGC TTCATGGTTGCGAACTGCATAACACAGAACCTTTTTATGAGGACTTAGAGGACCTGACTGTAGATTTAAATGTATTCAAAGTTGATAGTTTGCATGAATTTAGTAGCCTTAAAACTTTTAGCATGGATGATATTTTTT GCTGGCGCGAATAG
- the LOC131215654 gene encoding uncharacterized protein LOC131215654 produces MHARGGSQWKSRRKASLGPLRRAHPASGATWNVQVVRGKMTSRCLWHACRALVLGMVLMFVGGGMATVGYYANNFPSLSDLRSNSSTSTIRVKNEQRGLHLNNLSYVGPIIMGVGGFIVVASCVMTFEARDSAAKVVPARFKLSGHGTARSSSRQNTSRRSTGISNGPSGAVGSQTARWEQHLGVFRTSPATEQVPDRKALTAALVHFSKALGTPKSSPHQRRPSKDQSRRVSRSGSVPNLYAEKLSVPSSMATGSPATNRIRSEVSGHRHHRGSRVSSMVHRSTREAGSGGLLHPGMLQFHRHALSVEEPDPFARTLNQAGSHGSVQYGYAGGEIVPVHKLRDRNKRSDTARRHILSRQTKIEKEESVGSPKQVGHISRRASTVSDASVNSKLNRSSRRASTISKTPSVDSRGAPSTVEINSPDRSLLALTPRKGTTAAGPISTPSVERECRSQLSICSEPAITQRNLSCQSSLEPCVPEEEDSPVHDEESARSVVNQPLRPDTLVLPPVPSPQEPPVDPAAPSQQQQQPQNRFLYRSNSTKSFRKPKPKVASKKLSNEYDQIYVISAGTTGTLGGTDTGNAHRYPNFHHGISRNNDDDHYDSIEVIHERRSKNFSKFTTASSPTGDTGPTGEPSGLANAAPSTVATATTDDDGEYRKVPGSNTISVVADISPAPAQEPEIGGEPDEHAERDCRKPMVVVTK; encoded by the exons ATGCACGCTCGTGGCGGTTCGCAATGGAAAAGTCGCCGAAAAGCATCGCTCGGCCCGTTGCGGCGGGCCCACCCGGCGTCCGGCGCCACCTGGAACGTGCAGGTGGTGCGGGGCAAGATGACTTCCCGCTGCCTCTGGCACGCTTGCCGCGCCCTCGTCCTGGGCATGGTGCTAATGTTCGTTGGCGGTGGCATGGCCACGGTTG GGTACTATGCAAACAACTTTCCCTCCCTGTCCGACCTccggagcaacagcagcacgtcGACCATACGCGTGAAAAATGAGCAACGGGGATTACATCTCAACAACCTCTCGTACGTCGGACCAATCATCATGGGGGTCGGCG GGTTCATCGTTGTGGCCTCGTGTGTGATGACGTTTGAAGCGCGCGACTCGGCGGCCAAGGTTGTGCCGGCCCGGTTCAAGCTGAGTGGCCACGGGACGGCCCGGAGCTCCAGTCGACAGAACACTTCCCGACGTTCCACAG GCATCTCGAACGGGCCGTCGGGCGCCGTTGGTTCGCAGACCGCCCGCTGGGAGCAGCATCTGGGAGTGTTCCGAACTTCGCCGGCGACGGAACAAGTTCCGGACCGCAAAGCACTCACCGCAGCGCTGGTTCACTTCTCGAAAGCCTTAGG CACGCCGAAGTCTTCGCCCCACCAGCGACGGCCTAGCAAAGACCAGAGCCGCCGGGTGTCGCGAAGTGGTTCGGTGCCCAATTTGTACGCCGAAAAGTTAAGCGTCCCATCGTCGATGGCAACCGGTTCGCCCGCCACCAACCGCATCCGGTCGGAAGtgtccggccaccggcatcACCGGGGTTCACGGGTCAGCAGCATGGTCCACCGCTCGACGAGGGAAGCGGGTAGCGGCGGTTTGCTGCACCCCGGGATGCTCCAGTTCCACCGACACGCGCTGTCCGTGGAAGAACCCGATCCGTTCGCAAG AACACTCAATCAGGCCGGTTCGCACGGTTCGGTGCAGTACGGGTACGCAGGGGGCGAAATCGTGCCGGTGCATAAGCTACGCGACCGCAACAAGCGGTCGGATACGGCCCGCCGGCACATCCTGTCCCGCCAGACCAAGATCGAGAAGGAGGAGTCGGTCGGCAGCCCGAAGCAGGTGGGCCACATCAGCCGGCGGGCGTCGACCGTCTCCGATGCGTCGGTCAACTCGAAGCTCAACCGAAGCAGCAGACGTGCCTCAACCATCTCCAAGACGCCGAGCGTCGACTCGCGCGGTGCACCCTCGACGGTGGAGATCAACAGCCCGGACCGCTCGCTGCTGGCGTTAACGCCCCGCAAAGGAACGACGGCCGCCGGTCCCATTTCCACACCGTCGGTAGAGCGAGAGTGTCG GAGCCAGCTTTCCATCTGCTCGGAACCGGCGATCACTCAACGCAATCTGTCCTGTCAATCGAGCTTAGAGCCGTGCGTGCCGGAAGAGGAGGACAGTCCGGTGCACGACGAGGAGAGCGCCCGGTCCGTCGTCAACCAGCCACTGCGGCCGGACACGCTCGTCCTTCCGCCCGTTCCGAGCCCCCAGGAACCGCCTGTCGACCCAGCGGCGCcatcccagcagcagcagcagcctcagaACCGCTTCCTGTACCGGAGCAACTCCACCAAGAGCTTccgcaaaccgaaaccgaaggtgGCGAGCAAGAAGCTAAGCAACGAGTATGACCAAATCTACGTCATCAGTGCCGGGACGACGGGGACGCTCGGGGGCACAGACACCGGAAACGCGCATCGGTATCCCAACTTTCACCACGGTATCTCccgcaacaacgacgacgaccattACGATTCGATCGAGGTGATCCACGAGCGGCGCAGCAAAAACTTTAGCAAATTCACCACGGCCAGCAGCCCGACCGGGGACACTGGTCCGACCGGAGAACCGAGCGGGTTGGCGAATGCAGCGCcttccacggtggccacggccaccacggaTGATGACGGCGAGTACCGGAAGGTGCCGGGATCGAACACGATTAGCGTGGTCGCGGATATATCGCCCGCGCCCGCCCAGGAACCGGAAATCGGAGGTGAACCGGACGAGCATGCGGAACGCGACTGCCGAAAGcccatggtggtggtgacgaaATGA